A region of Vigna radiata var. radiata cultivar VC1973A chromosome 6, Vradiata_ver6, whole genome shotgun sequence DNA encodes the following proteins:
- the LOC106765349 gene encoding protodermal factor 1 encodes MGRKKRSPTSITIFTLLVGMLSQNLVIPVMCSTTPVEDQKNNHSSRPHAEGSPPTDLSNSSLCSYCSPSHGSGGSGHGSTPHSHHHGSHSHHGTPSHHGSPSHHGSPSHGGGGSSTPTPCTPPGGGSYDPTPSPPSGGGSGSYNPTPSTPPGGDGSYNPTPSTPPGGGSYDPTPSPPSDGGGSGSYNPTPSTPPDGGSYNPTPSTPPDGGSYNPTPSTPPGGGSYDPNPSPPSGGGYYNPTPSTPPGGGSYDPTPSPPEGGGSYNPTPSPPDGSNCGTPPQEPSTPTPSVPTTPSTPSTPSNPPSGGGGYYNSPPTYGGGSPPITVSPPSIPIDPGSPTIPSTPPYLPSPTPFTGTCNYWSTHPGIIWGLLGWWGTLGHVFGVSNVPAFGASLSLPQALSNTRTDGLGALYREGTASFLNSLVNNRFPYTTQQVRDSFVASLRSNKDAAAQANLFRMANEGRMKPRP; translated from the exons ATGGGTAGGAAAAAACGTAGTCCTACTTCTATCACTATCTTCACATTGCTGGTTGGGATGCTTTCCCAGAACCTTGTCATCCCTGTGATGTGTTCCACTACCCCCGTTGAGGACCAGAAGAACAACCACTCTTCACGTCCACATGCAGAAGGAAGTCCTCCCACAGATTTATCAAATTCTTCTCTGT GTTCATACTGCTCTCCATCTCATGGCTCTGGAGGCAGTGGTCATGGAAGCACCCCGCATTCTCATCATCATGGATCACACTCTCATCATGGAACTCCATCACATCATGGATCCCCATCACATCATGGATCCCCATCGCATGGAGGTGGAGGAAGTTCCACTCCAACCCCATGCACTCCCCCAGGTGGTGGAAGCTATGATCCAACTCCATCACCACCCTCAGGTGGTGGAAGTGGAAGTTACAATCCAACCCCATCAACTCCCCCAGGTGGTGATGGAAGTTACAATCCAACTCCATCAACTCCTCCAGGTGGTGGAAGCTATGACCCAACCCCATCACCACCCTCAGACGGTGGTGGAAGTGGAAGTTACAATCCAACCCCATCAACTCCCCCTGATGGTGGAAGTTACAATCCAACCCCATCAACTCCCCCTGATGGTGGAAGTTACAATCCAACTCCATCAACTCCCCCTGGTGGTGGAAGTTATGACCCAAACCCATCACCACCCTCAGGTGGTGGATATTACAATCCAACCCCATCAACTCCCCCAGGTGGTGGAAGCTATGATCCAACCCCATCGCCACCTGAGGGTGGTGGAAGTTACAATCCAACCCCATCGCCACCTGATGGTAGCAATTGTGGAACTCCACCACAAGAACCCTCTACTCCAACGCCCTCAGTCCCGACGACACCATCAACCCCTTCAACACCATCAAATCCTCCCTCAGGAGGTGGTGGGTACTACAACTCACCACCAACTTATGGAGGTGGTAGCCCCCCAATCACTGTGAGCCCACCTTCAATCCCTATTGACCCAGGCTCCCCCACGATCCCCTCCACACCCCCTTACCTTCCTTCTCCAACTCCTTTCACTGGTACATGCAA CTACTGGAGTACTCACCCAGGAATCATCTGGGGATTGCTAGGCTGGTGGGGAACCTTAGGCCATGTATTCGGTGTCTCTAACGTGCCAGCTTTTGGTGCCAGTCTCAGCTTGCCACAAGCACTTTCCAACACCAGAACTGATGGACTAGGAGCACTCTACAGAGAAGGGACAGCTTCCTTTCTTAACTCCTTGGTGAACAACAGGTTCCCTTACACAACCCAGCAAGTCAGAGACAGTTTTGTAGCATCTCTTCGCTCAAACAAGGATGCAGCAGCACAAGCCAACCTCTTCAGGATGGCCAACGAGGGGCGAATGAAGCCTCGACCATGA